The following coding sequences are from one Euwallacea fornicatus isolate EFF26 chromosome 8, ASM4011564v1, whole genome shotgun sequence window:
- the LOC136340733 gene encoding nuclear factor interleukin-3-regulated protein yields MNPVISGISYPLGGLSESNPLLSHTMAHFSTYNFIKNCNYLFDTPGQEVHLKALREIAAAAHNSTNTENHSLFASQENDPGVQNLMPKNIFGQANLLPYSHPLQLLQRDSIGRSLNLDQNLSPSMPSCCSFKKRSEKRPIPEDQKDDKYFERRRRNNQAAKKSRDARKMREDQVALRATILEHENAILRAQVVTLREEASSLRQMLLHRKPYEINTTEAQLCVLSQ; encoded by the exons ATGAACCCTGTGATCAGTGGGATAAGCTATCCTTTGGGAGGACTTTCTGAGTCCAATCCGTTGTTGTCACACACAATGGCGCACTTCTCCACCTACAACTTTATAAAGAattgtaattatttgtttgataCGCCTGGCCAAG AGGTTCATTTGAAAGCATTGAGAGAAATAGCGGCAGCAGCTCACAATTCAACAAATACTGAAAATCACAGTTTATTCGCGAGTCAAGAAAACGACCCTGGagtgcaaaatttaatgccAAAAAACATATTTGGACAGGCCAATTTACTGCCCTATTCCCATCCCTTGCAATTGCTTCAAAGGGACTCTATTG GTCGTTCACTTAATTTAGATCAAAACTTATCACCTTCTATGCCGAGCTGCTGCAGTTTTAAGAAACGTAGCGAAAAGAGGCCGATTCCAGAGGATCAAAAGGATGATAAGTACTTTGAAAGGAGAAGAAGGAATAATCAGGCTGCCAAAAAGTCTAGAGATGCACGGAAAATGAGGGAAGATCag GTGGCCTTAAGGGCGACGATATTAGAACatgaaaatgccattttaagAGCGCAGGTAGTGACCTTAAGGGAGGAAGCCTCGTCTTTAAGACAAATGCTTTTGCACCGGAAGCCTTATGAGATCAACACGACAGAGGCTCAATTATGTGTGCTGAGCCAATAA
- the LOC136340732 gene encoding alkylglycerol monooxygenase-like, which yields MSNLMEECRNSSICDLPISVAGQKITGEVKEDLVQFIRGLGRLFYVVPPEDTSFSDAEDVPKFFYNAWPYFLLFMVIENLILWVENRKTARLNDSITSLSHGIFQECGRLLFRGSESYLYFYIYKNFRICDLPWDWPLTWYLAAIGVDFCYYWVHRACHEVHILWAQHQVHHSSEDYNLAVGLRQSVLQGWCGFIFYLPLALVVPPSQFVTHQYFNLLYQFWIHTETVKTLGPLEWIFNTPNHHRVHHGSNIYCLDTNYGGVLIIWDRIFGTFAREREDEEIIYGLVYNQPSFNPLHLQTFYTKYVIERFGAMEGYKNKLAAIFYGPSWQPGKPRLGLEEDKVKVTKRDKFDVQIPLWCNIYLLVHFTVMVYGFHQLALRYLNLSPVTVLIFVVYIIASLTNIGLLFENHKYAPIYEVLRCMVLVTAVQRLKFPDIECSTLLAAETFFLVSGIFWFLKSIRILDITCTLKPKPA from the exons ATGAGTAATCTCATGGAAGAGTGCAGGAATTCGAGCATCTGCGACTTGCCGATCAGCGTGGCTGGACAAAAAATTACGGGAGAAGTGAAGGAAGATTTAGTGCAATTCATCCGGGGTTTAGGGAGGTTATTCTACGTTGTCCCCCCTGAGGACACCAGTTTCTCCGACGCCGAGGACGTGCCCAAATTCTTCTATAAC GCCTGGCCCTATTTCCTCCTCTTCATGGTAATCGAGAACCTCATTCTATGGGTCGAAAACAGGAAGACCGCACGACTGAACGACAGCATTACAAGCTTGTCCCATGGAATATTTCAGGAGTGCGGAAG GTTGCTCTTTAGAGGCTCTGAAAGTTACCTCTATTTCTACATATATAAAAACTTCAGAATTTGCGACTTACCCTGGGATTGGCCGCTCACATGGTACCTAGCAGCTATCGGGGTGGACTTCTGCTATTATTGGGTGCACAGAGCATGCCATG AAGTGCACATTTTATGGGCTCAGCACCAAGTTCATCACAGCTCGGAAGACTACAACTTAGCAGTAGGCCTCAGGCAATCAGTGCTGCAGGGATGGTGCGGATTT ATATTCTATTTGCCGCTGGCCTTGGTGGTGCCTCCTTCGCAGTTCGTGACTCATCAATACTTCAATCTGCTCTACCAGTTTTGGATTCACACCGAAACAGTGAAGACTCTAGGTCCTTTGGAGTGGATCTTCAATACCCCTAACCACCATAGAGTGCACCACG GAAGTAACATCTACTGCCTGGACACCAACTACGGGGGTGTGTTAATAATTTGGGATcgcatttttggaactttcgCCAGAGAGAGGGAAGATGAGGAGATTATTTATGGTTTGGTGTATAATCAGCCCTCATTTAATCCCCTCCATTTGCAA actttttatACCAAATACGTAATTGAACGGTTTGGTGCCATGGAGGgctacaaaaacaaattggcGGCCATATTTTATGGTCCCAGTTGGCAGCCTGGGAAGCCGCGTTTGGGACTAGAGGAGGACAAAGTTAAAGTAACCAAACGGGACAAATTCGACGTCCAGATCCCGTTATGGTGCAACATCTACCTCCTCGTTCATTTTACTGTAATGGTATATGGATTCCATCAGTTAGCCCTGCGTTACTTG aacTTAAGCCCAGTCACAGTACTAATCTTCGTGGTGTACATCATCGCATCTTTGACCAACATCGGGCTGCTCTTCGAGAATCACAAATACGCCCCTATTTATGAGGTTCTCCGGTGTATGGTTTTAGTAACAGCGGTACAGAGGCTGAAATTCCCTGACATCGAGTGCAGCACCCTGCTGGCTGCGGAAACCTTCTTTTTGGTCTCTGGAATTTTCTggtttttgaaaagtatccGGATTCTGGATATTACGTGCACCTTGAAGCCCAAGCCCGCGTAG
- the hts gene encoding protein hu-li tai shao isoform X1, with amino-acid sequence MTDTSTADELPPQTNGIVDNGLLDDEERARMRPADIDADVREMERRKRVELIMNSKLFREELERIIETQLRDGSGTTGLLQQISDMVGVNKQAGNVFKSSNCVVPINDIRGIESMGYGKGEKILRCKLAAVFRLIDLYGWTQSANTLITARLNQEDEQFLVNPYGMLFHEITASSLIKVGMQGNVLEQGTTNFSVNVSAFSLHAAVHAARPDLRCIIHVHTPSVVAISALKHGLLPLSQESVVVGEASTYSYLGGLLDADEKDKLARNLGPINKVLLLSNQGALCCGETIEEAFYNARNTILASESQLKLLPLGVDNLVLLNDEARKKIYDAAHKAPESTPRPDQPSILEGKVERKWRVGGTEFEALMRMLDNAGFRTGYIYRHPLVKGEPPKPRNDVEVPPAVSSLGYLLEEEELYRQGLWKKLEGGRKGHDRSRWLNSPNVYQKVEILETGTPDPKKITKWVAEGSPSHSSTPVRIEDVLQFVPKGTNPKEFKQKQQQIKDYRRADKISAGPQSHILEGVTWEEARKMQDAAVTQTGDQVVLMGAASKGIIQRGHQHNATVYKSPYAKNPFDCVTDEELEDYKKVVEKKAKGEYDTDYSESEGLSSAQINKRLDNFHLRSPTSVTSETEEESRDEPQILRIETTTAPKPSQPEVVLSDVDSPVDQFLRAERRTSFNSYASIRENTVNGDQSDAHMSTLSQSSKEDRSISEGSPKKDKKKKKGLRTPSFLKKKKEKKSRDA; translated from the exons ATGACAGACACGAGCACGGCGGATGAGCTGCCGCCGCAGACCAATGGCATAGTGGACAATGGTCTACTGGACGATGAAGAAAGGGCCCGAATGCGTCCCGCTGACATCGACGCCGACGTGCGTGAAATGGAACGAAGAAAGAGGGTCGAGCTAATTATGAACAGCAAGTTGTTTcgagag gAGCTTGAGAGGATCATTGAGACCCAGCTACGAGACGGCTCAGGCACCACTGGTTTACTACAGCAAATCTCGGATATGGTCGGAGTGAACAAGCAGGCAGGAAACGTTTTCAAGAGCTCTAACTGTGTGGTACCAATTAATGATATACGAG gaATCGAATCCATGGGCTATGGCAAAGGTGAGAAAATTCTGAGGTGCAAATTGGCCGCGGTATTCAGACTCATCGACCTCTATGGCTGGACGCAAAGCGCTAACACTCTGATCACCGCCCGATTAAACCAGGAAGATGAGCAGTTCTTGGTTAACCCTTACGGCATGCTTTTCCACGAAATAACCGCATCAAGCCTCATTAAAGTTGGCATGCAG gGCAACGTTCTCGAGCAAGGAACGACGAATTTTTCAGTAAACGTGTCGGCGTTTTCGCTTCACGCAGCGGTTCACGCAGCTCGTCCGGACCTGCGCTGCATCATCCATGTTCACACTCCGTCCGTGGTCGCGATTTCTGCACTTAAGCACGGTCTCCTCCCTCTAAGTCAGGAGAGCGTAGTGGTAGGAGAAGCGAGCACGTACTCGTATTTGGGTGGACTGTTAGATGCTGACGAGAAAGACAAACTGGCCAGAAATTTGGGACCCATCAATAAGGTGCTGTTGCTGTCTAATCAAG GTGCTCTGTGCTGTGGTGAAACCATCGAAGAAGCGTTTTACAACGCCAGAAACACCATCCTCGCTTCCGAGTCGCAGCTCAAGCTTCTTCCATTAGGCGTAGACAATTTAGTGTTACTTAACGACGAAGCTCGAAAGAAGATTTACGATGCCGCCCACAAAGCACCCGAAAGCACCCCAAG GCCTGACCAACCTTCCATCCTGGAAGGTAAGGTGGAACGAAAATGGAGAGTGGGAGGGACGGAATTCGAGGCGCTCATGCGTATGCTGGACAATGCAGGATTCCGAACTGGTTACATTTATCGACATCCGTTGGTCAAGGGCGAGCCACCGAAGCCGAGGAATGACGTGGAGGTACCACCCGCGGTTTCCTCTCTTGGATATTTGTTGGAAGAAGAGGAGTTGTATAGGCAGGG GTTGTGGAAAAAGTTGGAAGGCGGCAGGAAAGGCCATGATCGAAGCCGTTGGCTCAACTCGCCAAATGTGTACCAGAAAGTTGAGATTTTAGAGACCGGAACTCCGGACCCCAAGAAAATTACTAAG TGGGTCGCTGAAGGCTCACCCAGTCATTCCAGTACCCCCGTAAGAATCGAGGACGTGTTACAGTTTGTGCCGAAGGGGACCAACCCCAaggaatttaaacaaaaacaacaacaG ATCAAAGACTACAGAAGAGCGGACAAGATATCAGCAGGTCCTCAGTCGCACATCCTTGAAGGCGTCACGTGGGAGGAAGCACGTAAAATGCAGGACGCGGCTGTCACTCAAACAG GTGATCAAGTGGTATTAATGGGAGCAGCGTCTAAAGGAATCATACAGAGAGGCCATCAGCACAACGCCACCGTGTATAAGAGTCCGTACGCCAAAAATCCGTTCGACTGTGTGACTGACGAGGAACTGGAAGACTATAAAAAGGTGGTTGAGAAGAAGGCGAAAGGAGAAT ATGATACAGATTACAGCGAATCGGAAGGATTGTCTTCagctcaaattaataagcGTTTAGATAACTTTCATCTCAGGTCCCCCACGTCGGTTACAAGTGAAACGGAGGAGGAAAGCAGAGACG AACCCCAGATTCTTCGGATAGAAACCACAACGGCTCCAAAGCCGAGCCAGCCAGAGGTTGTGTTAAGTGATG TCGATTCTCCAGTAGATCAATTCCTAAGAGCTGAACGAAGAACATCTTTCAACAGTTACGCGAGTATTC GTGAGAATACAGTGAATGGAGACCAATCGGATGCCCATATGAGCACTTTGTCGCAGAGTAGTAAAGAG GACCGCTCTATATCTGAGGGATCTCCGAAGAAAgacaaaaagaagaagaaaggCTTGAGAACTCCATCATTCctgaagaagaagaaagagAAGAAATCCCGCGATGCATAA
- the hts gene encoding protein hu-li tai shao isoform X2 — protein MTDTSTADELPPQTNGIVDNGLLDDEERARMRPADIDADVREMERRKRVELIMNSKLFREELERIIETQLRDGSGTTGLLQQISDMVGVNKQAGNVFKSSNCVVPINDIRGIESMGYGKGEKILRCKLAAVFRLIDLYGWTQSANTLITARLNQEDEQFLVNPYGMLFHEITASSLIKVGMQGNVLEQGTTNFSVNVSAFSLHAAVHAARPDLRCIIHVHTPSVVAISALKHGLLPLSQESVVVGEASTYSYLGGLLDADEKDKLARNLGPINKVLLLSNQGALCCGETIEEAFYNARNTILASESQLKLLPLGVDNLVLLNDEARKKIYDAAHKAPESTPRPDQPSILEGKVERKWRVGGTEFEALMRMLDNAGFRTGYIYRHPLVKGEPPKPRNDVEVPPAVSSLGYLLEEEELYRQGLWKKLEGGRKGHDRSRWLNSPNVYQKVEILETGTPDPKKITKWVAEGSPSHSSTPVRIEDVLQFVPKGTNPKEFKQKQQQIKDYRRADKISAGPQSHILEGVTWEEARKMQDAAVTQTGDQVVLMGAASKGIIQRGHQHNATVYKSPYAKNPFDCVTDEELEDYKKVVEKKAKGEYDTDYSESEGLSSAQINKRLDNFHLRSPTSVTSETEEESRDEPQILRIETTTAPKPSQPEVVLSDGENTVNGDQSDAHMSTLSQSSKEDRSISEGSPKKDKKKKKGLRTPSFLKKKKEKKSRDA, from the exons ATGACAGACACGAGCACGGCGGATGAGCTGCCGCCGCAGACCAATGGCATAGTGGACAATGGTCTACTGGACGATGAAGAAAGGGCCCGAATGCGTCCCGCTGACATCGACGCCGACGTGCGTGAAATGGAACGAAGAAAGAGGGTCGAGCTAATTATGAACAGCAAGTTGTTTcgagag gAGCTTGAGAGGATCATTGAGACCCAGCTACGAGACGGCTCAGGCACCACTGGTTTACTACAGCAAATCTCGGATATGGTCGGAGTGAACAAGCAGGCAGGAAACGTTTTCAAGAGCTCTAACTGTGTGGTACCAATTAATGATATACGAG gaATCGAATCCATGGGCTATGGCAAAGGTGAGAAAATTCTGAGGTGCAAATTGGCCGCGGTATTCAGACTCATCGACCTCTATGGCTGGACGCAAAGCGCTAACACTCTGATCACCGCCCGATTAAACCAGGAAGATGAGCAGTTCTTGGTTAACCCTTACGGCATGCTTTTCCACGAAATAACCGCATCAAGCCTCATTAAAGTTGGCATGCAG gGCAACGTTCTCGAGCAAGGAACGACGAATTTTTCAGTAAACGTGTCGGCGTTTTCGCTTCACGCAGCGGTTCACGCAGCTCGTCCGGACCTGCGCTGCATCATCCATGTTCACACTCCGTCCGTGGTCGCGATTTCTGCACTTAAGCACGGTCTCCTCCCTCTAAGTCAGGAGAGCGTAGTGGTAGGAGAAGCGAGCACGTACTCGTATTTGGGTGGACTGTTAGATGCTGACGAGAAAGACAAACTGGCCAGAAATTTGGGACCCATCAATAAGGTGCTGTTGCTGTCTAATCAAG GTGCTCTGTGCTGTGGTGAAACCATCGAAGAAGCGTTTTACAACGCCAGAAACACCATCCTCGCTTCCGAGTCGCAGCTCAAGCTTCTTCCATTAGGCGTAGACAATTTAGTGTTACTTAACGACGAAGCTCGAAAGAAGATTTACGATGCCGCCCACAAAGCACCCGAAAGCACCCCAAG GCCTGACCAACCTTCCATCCTGGAAGGTAAGGTGGAACGAAAATGGAGAGTGGGAGGGACGGAATTCGAGGCGCTCATGCGTATGCTGGACAATGCAGGATTCCGAACTGGTTACATTTATCGACATCCGTTGGTCAAGGGCGAGCCACCGAAGCCGAGGAATGACGTGGAGGTACCACCCGCGGTTTCCTCTCTTGGATATTTGTTGGAAGAAGAGGAGTTGTATAGGCAGGG GTTGTGGAAAAAGTTGGAAGGCGGCAGGAAAGGCCATGATCGAAGCCGTTGGCTCAACTCGCCAAATGTGTACCAGAAAGTTGAGATTTTAGAGACCGGAACTCCGGACCCCAAGAAAATTACTAAG TGGGTCGCTGAAGGCTCACCCAGTCATTCCAGTACCCCCGTAAGAATCGAGGACGTGTTACAGTTTGTGCCGAAGGGGACCAACCCCAaggaatttaaacaaaaacaacaacaG ATCAAAGACTACAGAAGAGCGGACAAGATATCAGCAGGTCCTCAGTCGCACATCCTTGAAGGCGTCACGTGGGAGGAAGCACGTAAAATGCAGGACGCGGCTGTCACTCAAACAG GTGATCAAGTGGTATTAATGGGAGCAGCGTCTAAAGGAATCATACAGAGAGGCCATCAGCACAACGCCACCGTGTATAAGAGTCCGTACGCCAAAAATCCGTTCGACTGTGTGACTGACGAGGAACTGGAAGACTATAAAAAGGTGGTTGAGAAGAAGGCGAAAGGAGAAT ATGATACAGATTACAGCGAATCGGAAGGATTGTCTTCagctcaaattaataagcGTTTAGATAACTTTCATCTCAGGTCCCCCACGTCGGTTACAAGTGAAACGGAGGAGGAAAGCAGAGACG AACCCCAGATTCTTCGGATAGAAACCACAACGGCTCCAAAGCCGAGCCAGCCAGAGGTTGTGTTAAGTGATG GTGAGAATACAGTGAATGGAGACCAATCGGATGCCCATATGAGCACTTTGTCGCAGAGTAGTAAAGAG GACCGCTCTATATCTGAGGGATCTCCGAAGAAAgacaaaaagaagaagaaaggCTTGAGAACTCCATCATTCctgaagaagaagaaagagAAGAAATCCCGCGATGCATAA